One window from the genome of Helicobacter pylori encodes:
- a CDS encoding restriction endonuclease subunit S: MTKLLDLKNNSVIAINQNNHTKEDNYKKVCYLDTDNITNNRINAFLKIDLTKEKLPSRAKRKCSLNSIIYSSVRPNQRHFGIIKEIPKNFLVSTAFIVIDIIDLEKLDPNYLYYYITQDKIIHYLQRIAECGTSSYPSITPLDFLNIKIKLYPLETQQKIARTLSVLDQKIENNHKINELLHKILELLYEQYFVRFDFLDENNKPYQTSGGKMKFSKELNRLIPNDFEVKTLGELVDIFSGYSFQSNTYSNNKNDYILITNKNVQHSLVDLSITTNLLFLPKKLPKYCLLEPTNILITLTGHIGRCALVFSKNCILNQRVGVVLPKEKELNPFYYSLIRNPLFSAILQRNAIGSSQQNLSPIDTLKIQIPFNHKIIKQYSKTCENIIKLLVSNMQSTRTLTALRDFLLPLLLKQQVKPK; the protein is encoded by the coding sequence ATGACTAAACTTTTAGATTTAAAAAATAATTCAGTGATTGCTATCAATCAAAACAACCACACTAAAGAAGACAATTACAAAAAAGTTTGTTATTTAGATACTGACAATATTACAAATAATAGAATAAATGCTTTTCTAAAAATTGATTTAACAAAAGAAAAATTGCCTTCAAGAGCTAAACGAAAATGCTCTCTTAATAGCATTATTTATTCTAGTGTAAGACCTAATCAACGCCACTTTGGGATTATCAAAGAAATTCCAAAAAATTTTTTAGTTTCTACCGCTTTTATCGTGATAGATATTATAGATTTAGAAAAATTAGACCCTAATTATTTGTATTACTATATTACGCAAGATAAAATTATTCATTACTTGCAACGCATTGCAGAATGTGGGACTTCTAGCTACCCCTCTATCACGCCCTTAGATTTTCTTAATATTAAAATCAAACTTTACCCACTAGAAACGCAACAAAAAATCGCCCGCACGCTTTCTGTTTTAGATCAAAAAATAGAAAACAACCACAAAATCAACGAGCTTTTGCACAAAATCCTAGAACTTCTTTATGAGCAATACTTCGTTCGTTTTGATTTTTTAGATGAAAACAACAAACCCTATCAAACTAGCGGCGGAAAAATGAAATTTTCTAAAGAATTAAACCGCCTTATCCCCAACGATTTTGAAGTTAAAACGCTAGGGGAGTTAGTGGATATTTTCAGCGGTTATTCTTTCCAATCAAATACATACAGCAACAACAAAAATGATTATATTTTAATCACAAATAAAAATGTTCAACATTCATTAGTTGATTTAAGTATTACAACTAACCTTTTATTTTTACCGAAAAAACTCCCTAAATATTGCCTATTAGAGCCAACAAATATTTTAATCACATTAACAGGACATATTGGACGCTGTGCCTTAGTGTTTTCAAAAAATTGTATTTTAAATCAGCGTGTCGGTGTAGTTTTACCAAAAGAAAAAGAGCTAAACCCCTTTTATTATTCTTTGATAAGAAATCCCCTATTCTCAGCCATACTGCAGAGAAACGCTATAGGATCATCTCAACAAAATTTAAGCCCTATTGATACTTTAAAAATTCAAATCCCTTTCAACCATAAAATAATCAAGCAATACTCAAAAACATGCGAAAATATCATTAAATTACTTGTATCCAACATGCAATCAACCCGAACCCTAACCGCGCTCAGAGACTTTCTACTCCCCCTACTCTTAAAACAACAAGTCAAACCTAAATAA
- a CDS encoding N-6 DNA methylase, producing the protein MPNNALLQIKQDTLSLIDDLKVICTSFGLGNDGNEYKIITQCFLYKFLCDKFEFFFEQEFPNQTIRDYKDFKKKEKEDFFLTLSDKQLPKLAYDELLSYLFEKHFNDNDLHLKLDAIFNRISSNNAELFNTKSTDKTTIALFESVSQYINEESKRANFTRALLDKLKNFNFKQAFLNLQNQQGYDFFAPIFEYLLKDYNNAGGGKYAEYYTPLSIASIIAKLLVSEPTQSVKIYDPSAGTGTLLMALAHQIGTDSCTLYAQDISQKSLRMLKLNLILNDLTHSLRYAIEGNTLTNPYHSKECHGKMDFIVSNPPFKLDFSNEHAEISQNKNDFFLGVPNIPKNDKSKMPIYTLFFQHCLNMLNPKGKGAIIVPTGFISAKSGIENKIIRHLVDGRLVYGVICMPSQVFANTGTNVSIIFFQKTPSAKEVILIDASKLGEEYTENKNKKTRLRPSDMDLILETFQNKTKKSDFCALVSFDEITEKNYSLNPGQYFIIEDTSEKISQAEFENLMQQYSSELTSLFDESQSLQQEILETLGNLNYD; encoded by the coding sequence ATGCCTAATAACGCCTTATTGCAAATCAAACAAGACACCCTAAGCCTCATTGACGATTTAAAAGTCATTTGCACGAGTTTTGGTTTAGGGAATGATGGCAACGAATACAAGATCATCACGCAATGCTTTTTGTATAAATTCTTATGCGATAAGTTTGAATTCTTTTTTGAACAAGAATTCCCCAACCAAACGATACGAGATTACAAAGATTTTAAAAAGAAAGAAAAAGAAGATTTTTTCCTTACCTTAAGCGATAAACAACTCCCCAAACTCGCTTATGATGAGCTTTTAAGCTATCTTTTTGAAAAACATTTTAACGATAACGATTTACACCTTAAGCTAGACGCTATTTTTAATCGCATTTCTAGCAATAACGCCGAACTTTTTAACACCAAAAGCACGGATAAAACCACTATCGCCTTATTTGAAAGCGTCTCACAATACATTAATGAAGAGTCTAAAAGGGCTAATTTTACAAGAGCTTTATTAGACAAACTCAAAAATTTTAATTTCAAACAAGCTTTTTTAAACTTACAAAACCAACAAGGCTATGATTTTTTCGCCCCCATTTTTGAATACTTACTCAAAGATTACAATAACGCCGGCGGAGGGAAATACGCCGAATACTACACCCCTTTAAGCATCGCTAGCATCATCGCTAAACTTTTAGTGAGCGAACCCACTCAAAGCGTTAAGATTTATGACCCAAGCGCAGGCACAGGAACGCTTTTAATGGCATTAGCCCACCAAATAGGCACCGATTCTTGCACCCTTTATGCCCAAGACATTTCGCAAAAATCCTTAAGAATGCTCAAACTCAACCTGATTTTAAACGACTTGACCCACTCTTTAAGATACGCCATTGAGGGAAACACTTTAACCAACCCCTACCATTCTAAAGAATGTCATGGGAAAATGGATTTCATCGTGAGTAACCCCCCTTTCAAGCTGGATTTTTCCAACGAGCATGCCGAAATTTCGCAAAACAAAAACGATTTTTTCTTAGGCGTGCCTAATATCCCCAAAAACGATAAAAGCAAAATGCCCATTTACACGCTCTTTTTCCAACATTGCCTAAACATGCTTAATCCAAAGGGTAAGGGGGCTATTATCGTGCCAACCGGATTCATCAGCGCTAAAAGCGGAATAGAAAATAAGATTATCCGGCATTTAGTGGATGGAAGGCTCGTTTATGGGGTAATTTGCATGCCCAGTCAGGTTTTTGCCAACACCGGCACTAACGTGAGCATCATCTTTTTTCAAAAAACGCCAAGCGCAAAGGAAGTCATTTTGATTGACGCTTCCAAACTCGGCGAAGAATACACCGAAAACAAAAACAAAAAAACGCGTTTAAGACCAAGCGATATGGATTTGATTTTAGAAACTTTTCAAAATAAAACTAAAAAATCAGATTTTTGCGCTCTGGTTTCTTTTGATGAAATCACAGAAAAAAATTATTCTCTAAACCCCGGGCAGTATTTCATTATAGAGGACACAAGCGAGAAAATAAGCCAAGCAGAGTTTGAAAATTTAATGCAGCAATATTCAAGCGAATTAACAAGCCTTTTTGATGAAAGCCAGAGCTTGCAACAAGAAATTTTGGAAACTTTAGGAAATCTTAATTATGACTAA
- a CDS encoding DEAD/DEAH box helicase family protein has protein sequence MFASLNVLKELQKHYQNNPKDPLKGIIWHTQGSGKTALTYHLTKLIRDFFSQSNLNKKTKFYFIVDRLDLLEQAKSEFLKRGLCVHEAENKEDLSQKLKNSSVFENPQGNDEIIVVNIQKFKAPNEDSSNSTPKEIISKTDLQESIQNSHDLQRVFIIDEAHRSYDPKGCFYANLIECDKTAIKIALTGTPLLEDNTQDKATKKIFGNYLHTYSYTESIKDGHTLTLQLETIETSYKEKLQEIYRLLQESIIIEDIEVKKETIFNDEKYIKEMLSYIIRDLLKFRQLHDDNEQLKAMVVCFSSKQARLADSLFNEVQEEVLQKNPNLRILNKLKSSLILHDEQEVKEKIYSFKHEDTDIAFVFNMLLTGFDLANLKRLYIHRELKDHNLLQALARVNRPYNNMSFGYLIDFVGIQENFDKTTDDYLKELNRFNQSGANSDSNIKDMFADRETLEKDIKNAYDDLFNYPIDDIEDMTSAIVGISKMNELLKVSHAINTLKINYNLIRTSSDEKILSLKEKIDIETINKISSMLHKKAKQLHALKNINEPKNPNDLMILEDLIALLDFKIEFKERKELHFKEKEEISTKYKQAKEMLEKIPDKQDKEVQKISKELSKLIQEPLTNDNFDGISHSYSVIISQLKQHKEQTTNLLNKYNNDRAYVITHKRLHNRLMEENISKGIFTLLSALKKALDARISKRQEILNEEDTLKTAIKAELRDAFNKNPSLKDLQKEEKFIAQTLFNELTQNHHQGNLNA, from the coding sequence ATGTTTGCGAGCTTGAATGTTTTAAAAGAATTGCAAAAGCATTATCAAAATAACCCCAAAGACCCCCTAAAAGGCATCATTTGGCACACGCAAGGCAGCGGTAAAACCGCCTTAACCTATCATTTAACCAAACTCATCAGAGACTTTTTTAGCCAATCCAACCTAAACAAAAAGACTAAATTTTATTTTATTGTGGACAGGTTGGATTTATTGGAGCAAGCCAAAAGCGAATTTTTAAAAAGAGGCCTTTGTGTGCATGAGGCAGAAAATAAAGAGGATTTGAGCCAAAAATTAAAAAACTCTAGCGTGTTTGAAAACCCTCAAGGGAATGATGAAATCATCGTTGTGAATATCCAAAAATTCAAAGCCCCCAATGAAGACTCCTCCAATAGCACTCCTAAAGAAATCATTTCTAAAACAGACTTGCAAGAATCCATTCAAAACAGCCACGATTTACAAAGGGTGTTTATCATAGATGAAGCCCACAGGAGCTACGATCCTAAAGGTTGTTTTTACGCTAATTTGATAGAATGCGACAAAACAGCGATTAAAATCGCCCTCACAGGCACGCCCCTATTAGAAGACAACACGCAAGATAAAGCCACTAAAAAAATTTTTGGCAACTACTTGCACACCTATTCTTACACAGAATCCATTAAAGACGGACACACCCTAACACTCCAGTTAGAAACCATTGAAACAAGCTACAAAGAAAAACTACAAGAAATCTATCGCCTTTTACAAGAAAGCATCATTATTGAAGACATAGAGGTTAAAAAAGAAACGATTTTTAATGATGAAAAATACATTAAAGAAATGCTCTCTTATATCATTAGAGATTTATTGAAGTTCAGACAACTGCATGACGACAACGAACAATTAAAGGCTATGGTGGTTTGTTTTTCAAGCAAGCAAGCCAGGTTAGCTGATTCTCTTTTTAATGAAGTCCAAGAAGAAGTCTTACAAAAAAACCCCAACCTAAGGATTTTAAACAAACTCAAATCCAGCCTGATTTTGCATGATGAACAAGAAGTCAAAGAAAAGATTTATTCTTTTAAACATGAAGATACGGATATAGCCTTTGTGTTTAACATGCTTTTAACCGGCTTTGATTTAGCCAATCTCAAGCGCCTTTATATCCACAGGGAGTTAAAAGATCACAATTTACTCCAAGCCCTAGCCAGAGTGAATCGCCCCTATAACAACATGTCTTTTGGCTACCTTATAGATTTTGTAGGGATTCAAGAAAATTTTGACAAAACGACTGATGATTATTTGAAAGAATTAAACCGATTCAATCAAAGCGGTGCCAATAGCGATTCTAATATCAAAGACATGTTTGCGGATCGTGAAACTTTAGAAAAAGACATTAAAAACGCTTATGATGATCTTTTTAATTACCCCATTGATGATATAGAGGACATGACTAGCGCCATTGTTGGTATCAGCAAAATGAACGAGCTTTTAAAAGTCTCACACGCCATTAACACGCTTAAAATAAACTACAATTTAATCCGCACTTCTAGCGATGAAAAAATCCTTTCACTAAAAGAAAAAATAGATATTGAAACGATCAATAAAATCTCTTCAATGCTTCATAAAAAAGCCAAACAACTCCATGCGTTAAAAAATATCAATGAGCCTAAAAACCCAAACGATTTAATGATTTTAGAAGACCTCATCGCTCTTTTAGACTTTAAAATAGAGTTTAAAGAACGCAAAGAATTGCACTTCAAAGAAAAAGAAGAGATTAGCACTAAATACAAGCAAGCTAAAGAGATGTTAGAAAAAATCCCGGACAAACAAGATAAAGAAGTTCAAAAGATTTCTAAAGAGCTTTCAAAACTGATCCAAGAACCCCTAACCAATGATAATTTTGATGGAATTTCTCATTCCTACAGCGTAATCATTTCACAACTCAAACAACATAAGGAGCAAACTACCAACCTATTAAACAAATACAATAATGATCGAGCTTATGTGATCACGCATAAGCGTCTTCACAATCGCCTCATGGAAGAAAACATTTCTAAGGGGATTTTCACGCTTTTAAGCGCGCTCAAAAAAGCTCTTGATGCGCGCATTTCTAAGCGTCAAGAAATCTTAAACGAAGAAGATACTCTAAAAACTGCCATAAAAGCAGAATTAAGGGACGCTTTCAACAAAAACCCCTCCTTAAAAGATTTACAAAAAGAAGAAAAATTTATCGCTCAAACCCTTTTTAACGAGCTCACGCAAAACCACCATCAAGGAAATTTGAATGCCTAA
- a CDS encoding motility associated factor glycosyltransferase family protein: MPFLKALESFDAPFLEKEILKRFRDNLVFFKSYNPHLFNALNTPFKNYQLLFEKNHFNLLHTPTNALSYPKNQMVEIAFNMASNPLNNPRWSLDNNHLSLNYLKTQNNPKLPLTLKATHAILNFLNNHQTPCSLEKLLPPTMIYGVLDGLFLAILQAQNYRFHSLYLFEENLDLFKISCYFARYEDLIKKGAKLFIQGFFNPNELKMDFLKRPITHSFLKLEIMPYKSAFNSRMRENIQSYYKQALRGWGSFEDELLGLKNTLKNLPLYKTLKIKPKKINAPICVVGNGPSLDLLLDFLKENEDHFIIFSCGTALKPLKAHGVKVDFQIEVERIDYLKEVLEKAPLKDTPLIGANMLNPNAFNTAKEALMFMRGGSACAYISPLNIEYAAPFVGNAGVALASLMSDEIYLCALDCAYIKGFKKHAQNSYYENEKEIDPSSLISVEGNFKGYETFSDSLFLLSKERIEEALNYYQPKKVYNLSYGAKIKHAVSLNHSQVKLKHSNKQEAIARIKSMFSPKSHHAKDLKNLQKNLISFKEDFFMRLNTPCKTKQEIFEWVDSLNGFCQTTSAKTPTIGILFEGSIAHILQSVLIVSLHLNENELTHFTKFSQNALKQFLKKACLLLQMRLKQP, encoded by the coding sequence ATGCCCTTTTTAAAAGCCCTAGAATCTTTTGATGCGCCCTTTTTAGAAAAAGAAATTTTAAAGCGTTTTAGGGATAATTTAGTTTTTTTCAAATCTTATAATCCCCATCTTTTTAACGCTCTCAATACGCCTTTTAAAAATTACCAATTGCTTTTTGAAAAAAACCATTTCAATCTCTTACACACACCCACAAACGCTTTAAGCTACCCTAAAAATCAAATGGTAGAAATCGCTTTTAACATGGCTTCTAACCCCCTAAATAATCCCAGATGGTCATTAGACAATAACCACCTCTCTTTAAATTATTTAAAAACTCAAAACAACCCCAAACTCCCCCTAACCCTTAAAGCCACGCATGCGATCTTAAATTTTTTAAATAACCATCAAACGCCTTGCTCTTTAGAGAAACTCTTACCCCCTACCATGATTTATGGCGTTTTAGACGGCTTGTTTTTGGCTATTTTACAGGCTCAAAATTACCGCTTCCATTCGCTTTATTTGTTTGAAGAAAATTTAGATTTGTTTAAAATCAGTTGTTATTTTGCGCGTTATGAAGATTTGATTAAAAAAGGGGCTAAACTCTTTATTCAAGGGTTTTTTAACCCTAATGAATTGAAAATGGATTTTTTGAAACGCCCTATCACGCATTCTTTTTTAAAATTAGAAATCATGCCCTATAAAAGCGCTTTTAATTCGCGCATGCGAGAAAACATTCAAAGCTATTACAAACAAGCTTTAAGGGGTTGGGGGAGTTTTGAAGATGAATTGCTAGGGTTAAAGAACACGCTCAAAAACTTACCCTTATACAAAACCCTAAAGATTAAACCTAAAAAGATTAACGCTCCCATTTGCGTGGTGGGTAATGGGCCAAGCCTGGATTTATTGTTAGATTTTTTAAAAGAAAATGAAGATCATTTCATCATTTTTTCATGCGGAACCGCTTTAAAGCCTTTAAAAGCGCATGGCGTTAAAGTGGATTTTCAAATAGAAGTGGAGCGCATTGATTATCTTAAGGAAGTTTTAGAAAAAGCCCCCCTAAAAGACACCCCCTTAATAGGGGCTAACATGCTCAATCCTAACGCTTTTAATACAGCCAAAGAAGCGTTAATGTTTATGCGTGGGGGGAGCGCTTGTGCGTATATAAGCCCTTTAAATATAGAATACGCAGCGCCTTTTGTGGGCAATGCTGGGGTGGCTTTAGCGAGTTTGATGAGCGATGAAATTTATCTGTGTGCTTTAGATTGCGCTTATATCAAAGGGTTTAAAAAGCACGCTCAAAATTCCTATTATGAAAATGAAAAAGAAATTGACCCTTCGTCTTTAATCAGCGTAGAGGGTAATTTTAAAGGTTATGAAACTTTTAGCGACTCGCTTTTTTTGCTCTCTAAAGAAAGGATTGAAGAAGCCCTTAATTATTACCAGCCTAAAAAAGTCTATAATCTGAGTTATGGGGCTAAAATCAAGCATGCCGTTAGCCTCAATCATTCTCAAGTAAAATTGAAACATTCCAACAAACAAGAAGCTATCGCTCGCATTAAAAGCATGTTTAGCCCTAAAAGTCATCATGCTAAGGATTTAAAAAATTTGCAAAAAAATCTGATCAGTTTTAAAGAGGATTTTTTCATGCGTTTAAACACGCCTTGCAAAACCAAGCAAGAAATATTTGAATGGGTGGATAGCTTGAACGGATTTTGCCAAACAACAAGCGCTAAAACCCCCACTATAGGCATTTTATTTGAAGGGAGTATCGCTCATATCTTACAAAGCGTATTAATCGTTTCATTGCATCTTAACGAAAATGAGCTTACGCATTTTACCAAATTCTCTCAAAACGCCTTAAAACAATTCCTTAAAAAAGCTTGTTTGTTATTGCAAATGCGACTCAAACAACCATGA
- a CDS encoding TerB family tellurite resistance protein codes for MEIILLIVAAVVLFYFYNTLKEYLKNPLNPKTKTEEYDLKNDPYLLVQSSPLDKFKQTQIGAYMRLLKCLDIQKNALDNALRTLFINELEQPLNSEQQDLAKELLNEPVDQKENFESLCQEIADHTHGEYAKRLKLVEFLMLLAYTDGILDSKEKELFLDVGAFLQIDNQDFNELYDNFERFNSIEIPMSLEEAKNLFEIQTHTTKQDLEKKALDLSAPYYHKMNDNKRYSEQDFISLKKIALASQLLENDLKDS; via the coding sequence ATGGAAATCATTTTATTAATTGTTGCGGCGGTTGTGTTGTTTTATTTTTACAACACCCTCAAAGAATATTTGAAAAACCCCCTAAACCCTAAAACCAAAACCGAAGAATACGACTTGAAAAATGACCCCTATTTGTTGGTGCAATCTAGCCCCCTAGACAAATTCAAGCAAACCCAAATTGGCGCGTATATGCGTCTTTTAAAATGTTTAGATATTCAAAAAAACGCTTTGGATAACGCCTTAAGGACGCTTTTTATCAATGAATTAGAGCAGCCCTTAAACAGCGAACAACAAGATTTAGCCAAAGAGCTTCTCAATGAGCCTGTGGATCAAAAAGAAAATTTTGAATCCTTATGCCAAGAAATCGCTGATCACACGCATGGGGAATACGCCAAACGCCTGAAATTAGTGGAATTTCTTATGTTATTAGCCTATACTGATGGGATTTTGGATAGCAAAGAAAAAGAATTGTTTTTAGATGTGGGGGCGTTTTTGCAGATAGACAATCAGGATTTTAACGAGCTTTATGACAATTTTGAACGCTTCAATTCCATAGAAATCCCTATGTCTTTAGAAGAAGCAAAAAATCTTTTTGAAATCCAAACCCACACCACCAAGCAAGATTTAGAAAAAAAAGCCCTGGATTTAAGCGCCCCCTACTACCACAAAATGAATGACAACAAACGCTACAGCGAACAAGATTTTATCTCGTTGAAAAAAATCGCCCTCGCTTCCCAACTTTTAGAAAATGATTTAAAAGACTCCTAA
- a CDS encoding DUF5644 domain-containing protein, which produces MSVLKLHVKVFRFETNKDYNPAYESYFLEYQEDQYLLDLLKQLKGVSYNENIALKINQIAVFEDAKVSDLVAFFSKEWVLDPLSKRYALKDLMIDEKAVLKNYEDFFKQVPYITKGEKEELEKFIQINFINPQTNPKYLGDGFFLYVKWLMKRYPTERNRLLEMISQPESGVMNFLSVAHYLYKNDDNIDHEIYELQEILTNSKIKPWKDFSKNLLSLFQYNSNPPKTPNPPKTCTLFNAYAKHLDAQSLLKSAKLYLEKMGQKIIDLPFCYDGGYYGKIISTHDFLTASAYNLALAKANGVSLIFCEEDAYLNILHAKEVLDNNPEIINSVNEKLKKYQLVYEKDIEVAYLNEWVNEFLAWELKSPFDAFLGAEFSRIKRSDHFFNKIHLKAPHFLESFQNYAPLLEVNETSGLLQCAHLRYLGIDLGADFLIVHSLGLFHAFENLSLKASKVYKRDNDNTPTLFLPQIALMAMGEKNTQALGLDTHYHQVTFI; this is translated from the coding sequence ATGAGCGTTTTGAAATTGCATGTAAAGGTCTTTCGTTTTGAAACCAACAAAGATTACAACCCTGCTTATGAGTCTTATTTTTTAGAATACCAAGAAGATCAATACCTTTTGGATCTTTTAAAACAACTCAAAGGCGTGAGCTATAATGAAAATATTGCGCTTAAAATCAACCAAATTGCGGTGTTTGAAGACGCTAAAGTGAGCGATTTGGTGGCGTTTTTTTCTAAAGAATGGGTGCTAGATCCCCTATCCAAACGATACGCTTTAAAAGACTTGATGATTGATGAAAAGGCGGTTTTAAAAAACTATGAAGATTTTTTCAAACAAGTCCCCTACATCACTAAAGGCGAAAAAGAAGAATTAGAAAAGTTTATTCAAATCAATTTTATCAACCCCCAAACCAACCCTAAATATCTGGGCGATGGCTTTTTCTTGTATGTTAAATGGCTGATGAAACGCTACCCCACAGAGCGCAACCGGTTGTTAGAGATGATCTCTCAGCCTGAAAGCGGCGTGATGAATTTTTTAAGCGTAGCGCATTATCTCTATAAAAACGATGACAACATTGACCATGAAATCTATGAATTGCAAGAAATCCTAACCAATTCCAAAATCAAGCCATGGAAAGATTTTTCTAAAAACCTTTTAAGCCTTTTTCAATACAACTCTAACCCCCCTAAAACGCCTAACCCCCCTAAAACTTGCACGCTCTTTAACGCTTATGCGAAACATTTAGATGCGCAATCGCTTCTCAAAAGCGCTAAGCTCTATTTAGAAAAAATGGGGCAAAAAATCATTGATCTGCCTTTTTGTTATGATGGAGGCTATTATGGGAAGATTATAAGCACGCACGATTTCCTTACCGCTTCTGCATATAATCTGGCTCTGGCCAAAGCCAATGGCGTTTCGCTCATTTTTTGCGAAGAAGATGCGTATTTGAATATCTTGCATGCTAAAGAAGTTTTAGACAACAACCCTGAAATCATCAACTCCGTCAATGAAAAATTAAAAAAATACCAGCTCGTTTATGAAAAAGATATTGAGGTAGCCTATCTTAATGAATGGGTTAATGAATTTTTGGCATGGGAATTGAAAAGCCCTTTTGATGCGTTTTTAGGGGCTGAATTTTCTCGCATCAAACGAAGCGATCATTTTTTCAATAAAATCCATTTAAAAGCCCCCCATTTTTTAGAATCTTTTCAAAATTACGCCCCCCTTTTAGAAGTTAATGAAACAAGTGGCTTACTCCAGTGCGCGCATTTACGCTATTTGGGGATTGATTTGGGGGCGGATTTTTTAATCGTGCATTCTTTAGGGCTTTTTCACGCTTTTGAAAATTTAAGTTTAAAAGCTTCAAAAGTTTATAAAAGAGATAATGACAACACCCCCACTTTGTTTTTACCTCAAATCGCACTAATGGCTATGGGGGAAAAAAACACGCAAGCTTTAGGGCTTGATACGCATTATCATCAAGTTACTTTCATTTAA